Proteins from a genomic interval of Vigna radiata var. radiata cultivar VC1973A unplaced genomic scaffold, Vradiata_ver6 scaffold_95, whole genome shotgun sequence:
- the LOC106753040 gene encoding uncharacterized protein LOC106753040, producing the protein MGNAAVTPCFHQKRSSESLLSSKLIFWDGSTRCLKGKHVAGEIMFEFPDKVVCHADSFFIGHPIPALALEDELMVGEAYFVLPIQFFTCKTLSVSSLLSLGSSPNKATIKFGECAFEYLKGSNGRVLIKVMPQFITMLINRGKRCNPTTTHNNFLCSTPELKKHYQMLVKSKDQVWSPKLETISEHKVRFSPCRFIGLEWKENEKTEVVSS; encoded by the coding sequence ATGGGAAATGCAGCTGTGACTCCATGCTTTCACCAGAAAAGATCATCAGAATCATTGTTGTCATCGAAACTTATATTCTGGGATGGTAGCACGAGATGTCTGAAGGGTAAGCACGTGGCTGGTGAGATCATGTTTGAGTTCCCAGATAAGGTTGTTTGCCATGCAGATTCCTTCTTCATAGGACACCCAATTCCTGCTTTAGCATTAGAGGATGAGTTGATGGTAGGTGAAGCCTATTTCGTTCTTCCCATTCAGTTCTTCACATGCAAAACCCTTTCTGTCTCTTCACTTTTGTCCTTGGGATCATCCCCTAATAAGGCCACTATCAAGTTTGGGGAATGCGCTTTTGAGTACTTGAAAGGGTCCAACGGAAGGGTACTCATAAAGGTCATGCCTCAGTTCATCACAATGCTCATCAATAGAGGTAAAAGATGCAACCCCACTACCACTCACAACAACTTTCTCTGCAGTACTCCTGAGTTGAAAAAACACTACCAAATGCTTGTGAAGTCTAAGGATCAGGTTTGGTCACCTAAGCTTGAAACTATTTCGGAGCACAAGGTTCGGTTTTCACCATGTAGATTTATAGGTTTAGAATggaaggaaaatgaaaagacaGAGGTTGTGTCTTCTTGA